In Populus nigra chromosome 1, ddPopNigr1.1, whole genome shotgun sequence, one genomic interval encodes:
- the LOC133668744 gene encoding probable glycerol-3-phosphate dehydrogenase [NAD(+)] 2, cytosolic isoform X2, which produces MNHVVDSNGPVQNLNGVLEEKLDELRALIGKAEGDPLRIVGIGAGAWGSVFTALLQESYGHLRDKVLIRIWRRPGRSVDRATAEHLFEVINSREDVLRRLIRRCAYLKYVEARLGDRILHADVILKDGFCLNMIDTPLCPLKVVTNLQEAVWDADIVINGLPSTETCEVFEEISRYWKERITMPIIISLAKGVEAELEPEPRIITPTQMINRATGVPMENILYLGGPNIASEIYNKEYANARICGAEKWRKPLAKFLRQPHFVVWDNGDLVTHEVMGGLKNVYAIGAGMVAALTNESATSKSVYFAHCTSEMIFITHLLTEEPEKLAGPLLADTYVTLLKGRNAWYGQKLAKGELSLEMGDSIKGKGMIQISVLSPPF; this is translated from the exons ATGAATCACGTTGTGGATTCAAATGGGCCGGTTCAAAACTTAAATGGGGTTTTGGAAGAGAAGCTTGATGAGCTTCGTGCTCTGATAGGCAAAGCAGAAGGTGATCCGTTGAGGATTGTTGGCATTGGGGCTGGTGCTTGGGGTAGTGTGTTTACTGCCTTATTGCAAGAGAGTTATGGTCATCTGAGAGATAAGGTTCTGATAAGGATATGGAGGAGGCCTGGTAGATCGGTTGACAGGGCCACGGCTGAGCATTTATTTGAAGTTATCAATTCGAGGGAAGATGTGTTAAGGAGACTAATTAGACGTTGTGCTTATTTAAAGTATGTTGAGGCAAGATTAGGTGATAGGATTTTACATGCAGATGTGATTTTAAAAGATGGATTTTGCTTGAATATGATAGACACCCCACTTTGCCCATTGAAGGTTGTGACCAATTTACAGGAGGCTGTTTGGGATGCTGATATTGTTATTAATGGATTGCCATCAACTGAAACCTGTGAAGTATTCGAGGAAATTAGTAGGTATTGGAAGGAGAGGATTACAATGCCAATTATCATCTCTTTGGCAAAAGGTGTAGAGGCTGAGTTGGAGCCAGAGCCACGCATAATAACCCCCACCCAAATGATCAACCGTGCAA CTGGAGTTCCGATGGAAAACATTCTCTATCTCGGAGGACCTAATATTGCGTCAGAGATTTACAATAAGGAATATGCTAATGCTCGGATTTGTGGAGCAGAAAAGTGGAGGAAACCGTTGGCAAAATTTTTGAGGCAGCCACACTTTGTAGTGTGGGATAATGGTGATCTCGTTACTCATGAAGTTATGGGTGGTTTAAAAAATGTCTATGCAATTGGAGCTG GAATGGTAGCAGCTCTGACCAATGAGAGTGCAACCAGTAAATCAGTGTACTTTGCCCACTGCACATCAGAGATGATATTTATTACACATTTGTTGACCGAAGAACCAGAAAAACTTGCTGGCCCCTTGTTAGCCGACACTTATGTAACCTTACTGAAAGGTCGCAATGCATGGTATGGTCAAAAGTTGGCCAAGGGGGAGCTGAGTCTTGAAATGGGAGACAGCATCAAGGGCAAAGGAATGATTCAG ATCAGCGTGTTAAGCCCACCCTTTTGA
- the LOC133668744 gene encoding glycerol-3-phosphate dehydrogenase [NAD(+)] At3g07690, cytosolic-like isoform X1 — MNHVVDSNGPVQNLNGVLEEKLDELRALIGKAEGDPLRIVGIGAGAWGSVFTALLQESYGHLRDKVLIRIWRRPGRSVDRATAEHLFEVINSREDVLRRLIRRCAYLKYVEARLGDRILHADVILKDGFCLNMIDTPLCPLKVVTNLQEAVWDADIVINGLPSTETCEVFEEISRYWKERITMPIIISLAKGVEAELEPEPRIITPTQMINRATGVPMENILYLGGPNIASEIYNKEYANARICGAEKWRKPLAKFLRQPHFVVWDNGDLVTHEVMGGLKNVYAIGAGMVAALTNESATSKSVYFAHCTSEMIFITHLLTEEPEKLAGPLLADTYVTLLKGRNAWYGQKLAKGELSLEMGDSIKGKGMIQGVSAVKAFYELLSQSSISLLHPDKNKPVAPVELCPILKMLYRILMTREFTVQAILQALRDETMNDPRDRIEIAQTHVFYRPALLGQKP; from the exons ATGAATCACGTTGTGGATTCAAATGGGCCGGTTCAAAACTTAAATGGGGTTTTGGAAGAGAAGCTTGATGAGCTTCGTGCTCTGATAGGCAAAGCAGAAGGTGATCCGTTGAGGATTGTTGGCATTGGGGCTGGTGCTTGGGGTAGTGTGTTTACTGCCTTATTGCAAGAGAGTTATGGTCATCTGAGAGATAAGGTTCTGATAAGGATATGGAGGAGGCCTGGTAGATCGGTTGACAGGGCCACGGCTGAGCATTTATTTGAAGTTATCAATTCGAGGGAAGATGTGTTAAGGAGACTAATTAGACGTTGTGCTTATTTAAAGTATGTTGAGGCAAGATTAGGTGATAGGATTTTACATGCAGATGTGATTTTAAAAGATGGATTTTGCTTGAATATGATAGACACCCCACTTTGCCCATTGAAGGTTGTGACCAATTTACAGGAGGCTGTTTGGGATGCTGATATTGTTATTAATGGATTGCCATCAACTGAAACCTGTGAAGTATTCGAGGAAATTAGTAGGTATTGGAAGGAGAGGATTACAATGCCAATTATCATCTCTTTGGCAAAAGGTGTAGAGGCTGAGTTGGAGCCAGAGCCACGCATAATAACCCCCACCCAAATGATCAACCGTGCAA CTGGAGTTCCGATGGAAAACATTCTCTATCTCGGAGGACCTAATATTGCGTCAGAGATTTACAATAAGGAATATGCTAATGCTCGGATTTGTGGAGCAGAAAAGTGGAGGAAACCGTTGGCAAAATTTTTGAGGCAGCCACACTTTGTAGTGTGGGATAATGGTGATCTCGTTACTCATGAAGTTATGGGTGGTTTAAAAAATGTCTATGCAATTGGAGCTG GAATGGTAGCAGCTCTGACCAATGAGAGTGCAACCAGTAAATCAGTGTACTTTGCCCACTGCACATCAGAGATGATATTTATTACACATTTGTTGACCGAAGAACCAGAAAAACTTGCTGGCCCCTTGTTAGCCGACACTTATGTAACCTTACTGAAAGGTCGCAATGCATGGTATGGTCAAAAGTTGGCCAAGGGGGAGCTGAGTCTTGAAATGGGAGACAGCATCAAGGGCAAAGGAATGATTCAG GGTGTTTCAGCAGTGAAAGCATTTTACGAGCTGCTAAGTCAGTCCTCCATAAGCCTCCTCCATCCTGACAAAAACAAACCTGTAGCTCCAGTTGAGCTTTGCCCCATATTGAAGATGCTATACAGAATACTTATGACAAG GGAGTTCACAGTGCAGGCCATTCTTCAAGCATTAAGGGATGAAACAATGAACGACCCAAGAGATCGCATCGAGATTGCGCAAACCCATGTTTTCTACAGACCAGCACTCCTTGGTCAGAAACCTTGA
- the LOC133690736 gene encoding uncharacterized protein LOC133690736 isoform X2 has protein sequence MYCHGNILNWDDSAGEEAFHNAKKRFWAEINGVSCGISPPDPNLFIDEIKWNAYIDPEVIKDLEQDLFVPDEGDTGGKVGRKNKKRRNFVSIPSNGCYENTDDVKNPWESNNNMQSSLSLIDKAKSWNQWDSDINKSSNLNKVDNPWERGLSQESEAVMGKTWGVCGNKSWGWNHSGNHVDQSNDWNNNSNPWQHSRQGVDPANDKGWGNLRDSSRGYNQHESRKWNTDCKSSGNGFFQGSGASKDRKWEDNGSNSQGWKQWDNYGKNTKGLDFRKHGGGWETRNEGSWQREGAHQHITGYESTRFQGDGLKTGHSWSGGRTKRRVSFAFE, from the coding sequence ATGTATTGCCATGGTAACATACTCAATTGGGATGACTCAGCAGGTGAAGAGGCATTTCATAATGCTAAAAAACGCTTCTGGGCAGAGATTAATGGTGTCTCTTGTGGCATCTCTCCACCTgatccaaatttatttattgatgaaataaagTGGAATGCCTACATTGATCCTGAAGTCATCAAGGACTTGGAACAAGATCTCTTTGTCCCTGATGAGGGAGATACAGGTGGCAAGGTAGGgcgtaaaaacaaaaaaagaaggaactTTGTCTCCATTCCTTCAAATGGGTGTTATGAGAATACAGATGATGTTAAAAATCCTTGGGAAAGTAATAACAATATGCAAAGCAGCTTGTCTTTGATTGATAAAGCGAAGAGCTGGAACCAATGGGATTCTGATATCAACAAATCCAGTAATTTAAATAAAGTTGATAACCCCTGGGAGCGTGGCTTGTCTCAGGAATCTGAAGCTGTGATGGGCAAGACATGGGGTGTCTGTGGTAATAAATCATGGGGATGGAATCATAGTGGAAACCATGTTGATCAGTCAAATGATTGGAATAACAACAGTAACCCTTGGCAGCATAGCCGTCAAGGAGTTGACCCTGCAAATGACAAAGGGTGGGGCAATTTGAGGGATAGTTCTCGGGGCTATAACCAGCATGAATCAAGGAAATGGAATACTGACTGCAAATCTTCGGGAAACGGATTTTTTCAGGGTAGTGGAGCTTCTAAAGATAGAAAATGGGAAGACAACGGCAGCAATTCACAGGGTTGGAAACAGTGGGATAATTATGGTAAAAATACAAAAGGTTTGGATTTCAGAAAACATGGTGGTGGTTGGGAAACCCGGAATGAGGGTTCCTGGCAGAGGGAAGGTGCTCACCAACATATAACTGGCTACGAAAGCACAAGGTTTCAAGGGGATGGTTTAAAAACAGGTCATTCCTGGAGTGGAGGAAGAACTAAGAGGAGGGTTAGTTTTGCTTTTGAATAG
- the LOC133688806 gene encoding protein IQ-DOMAIN 11, protein MAKKRSWFYRVRRLFTSDTQSRQEKERRRKWMFFGKFKVKNRLASIAAPSSPLREEAEKEQSKHALSVALATAAAAEAAVVAAQAAAEVVLLTGVPHSINEYEKETDHLAFEVQGDAPHSTHQRERGIKELAAIKIQATFRGYLARKALRALKGIVKLQAIIRGRNVRRQAMTTLKCLQSIVNIQSQVCAKRIQMVEGAWTCSENKQLENLSDKIIKMDMNSERRWDSSLLTKEEAVASFLSKKEAAIKRERIREYWFNRRNSAESERSKPSGRWRYWLDQWVDTQLVKSKELEDLDSVLTSNPKPGVEYRGKQIKLRGLQRLYHLDSVDSPISAPRKSFHRKQCSLGEDNSFSRSPVVPTYMAATESAKAKTRSMSSPKLRPGSFDAYSDSYSPCKNKLSLISSTTTEVPSSARYGRPSAYQQRSPSLKGLPGPIKCNRPTSKDLSFDSDCSLKTWDKQSSFR, encoded by the exons ATGGCTAAGAAGAGAAGCTGGTTCTATCGAGTGAGAAGGTTATTTACTTCTGACACACAGTCAAGACAAGAAAAG gaaaggagaagaaaatggatGTTTTTTGGAAAGTTTAAGGTCAAGAATAGATTGGCCTCCATTGCAGCACCATCATCACCACTAAGAGAAGAAGCAGAGAAGGAGCAGAGCAAGCATGCTCTAAGTGTTGCTCTTGccactgctgctgctgctgaggCAGCTGTTGTAGCTGCTCAGGCTGCGGCCGAGGTGGTTTTGCTCACTGGTGTTCCTCATTCTATCAATGAATATGAGAAAGAAACCGACCATTTAGCCTTCGAAGTTCAAGGTGATGCCCCTCATTCCACTCATCAACGTGAGAGGGGGATCAAAGAACTGGCTGCCATCAAAATTCAAGCTACCTTTAGGGGTTACCTT GCAAGGAAAGCTTTGCGGGCGCTGAAGGGGATAGTGAAGCTTCAAGCAATTATCCGAGGGCGGAACGTGAGACGCCAAGCCATGACTACTCTAAAATGCTTGCAGTCCATTGTAAATATCCAGTCACAAGTCTGTGCAAAAAGGATCCAAATGGTGGAAGGTGCTTGGACCTGTAGTGAAAATAAACAGTTAGAAAATTTGAGTGACAAGATAATAAAG atggATATGAATAGTGAAAGAAGATGGGATAGCAGCCTTCTGACAAAGGAAGAGGCAGTTGCCTCGTTTCTAAGCAAGAAAGAGGCCGCGATTAAGAGAGAACGGATAAGAGAATACTGGTTCAACCGCCGG aattcaGCTGAATCGGAGCGAAGCAAGCCAAGTGGAAGGTGGAGGTACTGGTTAGATCAATGGGTGGATACTCAACTTGTTAAGAGTAAAGAGCTTGAAGATTTGGACTCAGTTTTAACCTCAAATCCAAAGCCTGGAGTGGAATATAGAGGAAAGCAGATTAAACTGAGAGGTTTGCAGAGACTGTATCACCTTGACAGTGTAGATTCTCCCATTTCAGCTCCAAGAAAATCCTTCCATAGAAAGCAATGCTCGTTGGGAGAAGACAATTCCTTTTCTAGATCTCCTGTGGTTCCAACTTACATGGCAGCAACTGAATCTGCCAAGGCAAAAACAAGATCAATGAGCTCACCAAAGCTAAGGCCAGGGAGTTTTGATGCTTACTCTGACAGCTATTCTCCATGTAAGAATAAGCTTTCTCTGATATCATCTACAACTACTGAAGTGCCGAGCAGTGCTAGGTACGGAAGGCCTAGTGCTTATCAGCAAAGGTCTCCAAGCTTGAAGGGCCTTCCGGGTCCGATAAAATGTAACCGGCCAACGTCGAAAGATCTTAGCTTTGATTCAGATTGCTCATTAAAGACTTGGGATAAACAAAGTTCCTTTAGATGA
- the LOC133681182 gene encoding cytokinin dehydrogenase 6-like, with amino-acid sequence MRYLPVSILKQTNMLFVRSFLILFLSCMTITINLCFSSNPSSLRTLSVDGHFSFDEVHHAAKDFGNRFQLLPLAVLYPKSVSDIATTIRHIWQMGPDSELTVAARGHSHSLQGQAQAHQGVVINMESLQVHKMHVYSGNYPYVDAPGGELWIDILRECLKYGLAPKSWTDYLHLTVGGTLSNAGVSGQAFRHGPQISNVNQLEVVTGKGEVLNCSEKQNSDLFHGVLGGLGQFGIITRARISLEPAPDMVKWIRVLYSDFATFATDQERLIGAESTFDYIEGFVIINRTSLLNNWRSSFDPQDPVQASQFQSDGRTLYCLELAKYFNRDRIDALNEEVGNLLSQLSYMASTLFLTEVSYLEFLDRVHVSEVKLRSKGLWEVPHPWLNLLIPKSKINDFADEVFGNILTDTSNGPILIYPVNKSKWDNRTSAVLPEEDIFYLVAFLNSAMPSSMGTDGLEHILTQNKRILEFCETARLGMKQYLPHYNTQGEWRAHFGPRWEVFARRKSTYDPLAILAPGQRIFQKGISFS; translated from the exons atgagatatCTACCTGTGAGTATCCTCAAGCAAACCAATATGCTTTTCGTAAGAAGCTTCTTGATTTTGTTCCTGAGCTGCATGACCATAACAATAAACCTTTGTTTTTCCAGCAACCCTTCTTCGTTGAGAACCCTCTCCGTTGACGGGCATTTCAGCTTTGATGAAGTTCACCATGCAGCCAAAGACTTCGGCAATAGGTTTCAGCTACTACCTTTGGCAGTACTATATCCAAAGTCAGTTTCTGATATTGCCACTACGATAAGGCATATTTGGCAGATGGGTCCTGATTCAGAGCTGACAGTTGCAGCTAGAGGCCACAGCCACTCACTCCAGGGTCAGGCACAAGCCCACCAAGGAGTTGTAATCAATATGGAATCACTCCAGGTTCATAAAATGCATGTTTACAGTGGAAACTATCCATATGTGGATGCCCCTGGCGGTGAGTTGTGGATAGATATCCTGCGTGAATGCCTCAAGTATGGGTTAGCACCAAAATCATGGACAGACTACTTACATTTAACTGTTGGCGGTACTTTGTCTAATGCTGGGGTTAGTGGGCAGGCGTTTCGGCATGGCCCTCAGATCAGTAATGTCAATCAGCTGGAAGTTGTTACAG GAAAGGGAGAAGTATTAAATTGCTCAGAGAAGCAGAATAGTGACCTATTTCACGGCGTTCTTGGAGGACTTGGTCAGTTTGGCATCATAACACGGGCAAGAATATCCTTGGAACCAGCACCTGATATG GTGAAATGGATTAGAGTTCTCTACTCGGACTTCGCGACATTTGCCACAGACCAAGAGCGTTTAATAGGTGCAGAAAGCACATTCGACTACATTGAAGGATTTGTGATCATTAACAGGACTTCTCTCCTGAATAACTGGAGGTCATCTTTCGATCCTCAAGACCCAGTTCAAGCTAGCCAGTTTCAATCGGATGGAAGAACTCTATACTGCTTAGAATTGGCCAAATACTTCAACCGAGACAGGATAGATGCACTAAATGAG GAAGTTGGGAATTTGTTGTCTCAACTAAGTTACATGGCATCAACACTTTTCCTAACAGAAGTTTCATACTTGGAATTCTTGGATAGAGTTCATGTGTCTGAGGTCAAGCTACGGTCCAAGGGCTTGTGGGAAGTTCCGCATCCATGGCTGAATCTTCTTATCCCCAAAAGCAAAATAAACGATTTTGCGGATGAAGTCTTTGGCAACATCCTAACAGACACGAGCAACGGTCCAATCCTTATCTACCCAGTTAACAAATCAAA ATGGGACAACAGAACTTCTGCTGTTCTTCCAGAGGAAGATATTTTCTACTTAGTGGCTTTCCTTAACTCTGCAATGCCCTCGTCCATGGGAACTGATGGCTTAGAACATATCTTGACTCAGAATAAAAGAATTCTAGAATTTTGTGAAACAGCACGCCTTGGGATGAAGCAATATCTGCCCCACTACAATACACAGGGAGAATGGAGAGCCCACTTTGGCCCACGATGGGAAGTTTTTGCCCGGAGAAAATCTACTTACGACCCCCTGGCAATACTTGCTCCTGGCCAGAGAATATTTCAAAAGGGAATATCTTTCTCATGA
- the LOC133690736 gene encoding uncharacterized protein LOC133690736 isoform X1, with amino-acid sequence MGNWRNRPSRRFFNKTSTTYSYDYPESPPHSSLVDDGIPSWEKKFCSLIGSVPWRKVVDAKKYMYCHGNILNWDDSAGEEAFHNAKKRFWAEINGVSCGISPPDPNLFIDEIKWNAYIDPEVIKDLEQDLFVPDEGDTGGKVGRKNKKRRNFVSIPSNGCYENTDDVKNPWESNNNMQSSLSLIDKAKSWNQWDSDINKSSNLNKVDNPWERGLSQESEAVMGKTWGVCGNKSWGWNHSGNHVDQSNDWNNNSNPWQHSRQGVDPANDKGWGNLRDSSRGYNQHESRKWNTDCKSSGNGFFQGSGASKDRKWEDNGSNSQGWKQWDNYGKNTKGLDFRKHGGGWETRNEGSWQREGAHQHITGYESTRFQGDGLKTGHSWSGGRTKRRVSFAFE; translated from the exons ATGGGAAATTGGAGAAATCGTCCATCACGTAGATTCTTTAACAAAACATCAACAACGTATTCTTATGACTACCCTGAATCTCCTCCTCACTCAA GTTTAGTTGATGATGGTATTCCTTCATGGGAAAAGAAGTTCTGCTCTTTGATTGGATCAGTACCGTGGCGGAAGGTTGTAGATGCTAAGAAGTATATGTATTGCCATGGTAACATACTCAATTGGGATGACTCAGCAGGTGAAGAGGCATTTCATAATGCTAAAAAACGCTTCTGGGCAGAGATTAATGGTGTCTCTTGTGGCATCTCTCCACCTgatccaaatttatttattgatgaaataaagTGGAATGCCTACATTGATCCTGAAGTCATCAAGGACTTGGAACAAGATCTCTTTGTCCCTGATGAGGGAGATACAGGTGGCAAGGTAGGgcgtaaaaacaaaaaaagaaggaactTTGTCTCCATTCCTTCAAATGGGTGTTATGAGAATACAGATGATGTTAAAAATCCTTGGGAAAGTAATAACAATATGCAAAGCAGCTTGTCTTTGATTGATAAAGCGAAGAGCTGGAACCAATGGGATTCTGATATCAACAAATCCAGTAATTTAAATAAAGTTGATAACCCCTGGGAGCGTGGCTTGTCTCAGGAATCTGAAGCTGTGATGGGCAAGACATGGGGTGTCTGTGGTAATAAATCATGGGGATGGAATCATAGTGGAAACCATGTTGATCAGTCAAATGATTGGAATAACAACAGTAACCCTTGGCAGCATAGCCGTCAAGGAGTTGACCCTGCAAATGACAAAGGGTGGGGCAATTTGAGGGATAGTTCTCGGGGCTATAACCAGCATGAATCAAGGAAATGGAATACTGACTGCAAATCTTCGGGAAACGGATTTTTTCAGGGTAGTGGAGCTTCTAAAGATAGAAAATGGGAAGACAACGGCAGCAATTCACAGGGTTGGAAACAGTGGGATAATTATGGTAAAAATACAAAAGGTTTGGATTTCAGAAAACATGGTGGTGGTTGGGAAACCCGGAATGAGGGTTCCTGGCAGAGGGAAGGTGCTCACCAACATATAACTGGCTACGAAAGCACAAGGTTTCAAGGGGATGGTTTAAAAACAGGTCATTCCTGGAGTGGAGGAAGAACTAAGAGGAGGGTTAGTTTTGCTTTTGAATAG